In one Leishmania panamensis strain MHOM/PA/94/PSC-1 chromosome 14 sequence genomic region, the following are encoded:
- a CDS encoding hypothetical protein (TriTrypDB/GeneDB-style sysID: LpmP.14.1440), with translation MSIFGEPLPFEDDTATSLIRRSGFPPEKAYAQMPEVYLCPCCSEFSKQQEHERLLREAREVKEAEYRRLMQLDVFEERARPPPSSDIHRKAYRRIVGYVDLDEEGPNVPPPPTIDELRRARNEQSVPKLVVTVHFGRSISAEPEDRISVIVRCGAFEGQTEKVLRGKEVATPWEELFEFPYMNSNEPLEVLVVNDALPGSNDQLIGGLMIPSNILHDRSHGDQEPLPVMPEDRMQNGYGTCQDGPLGTIVASWYVRYGDDKLDEGVERQKLSVPVTCTFVVHHVFQYTDHGAESYPGGVLCVLRDTDDNCSESVLYTPGPNPEPSLSSYYTKEGYHYFPQNASQLMQLNTEKKLGHILVCVPRQEESTTEEEELLVIGAVPLEFERLYSKGSAVLLIESKSKDDVLWGEISVEWANKPLDEEEPRPLPLEVQKESLFVTIVRGLNLMRRDRSPVEMAYVSVATGELEGITVEAPAVKDADGNYTTNWNQEVRFVEVEATQKELELQVYEKGCLVSVGTCELEDMDEGVVVVQLFNAANPSDGAGEIVVSYKRLHVPKLVEEAVPQERHLVESEVDEEDEEIEEQDAPFAGHADDYEDQEEEEEDEYQGMHAAPMNECAMSINEEISGEEEADNTSPGRGFQWQNDRRGYRQLADNEDEEQQGYLEGAERQECLEGTEQQGYLEGAERQECLEDTEQQGYLEGAERQECLEGTEQQGYLEGAERQECLEDTEQQGYLEGAERQECLEDTEQQAYLEEAERQAYLEDTEQQAYLEEAERQEAAEAGLEGYLEEEEPAGECAVKEPAPYPVRAARRPRRRTSWAARPPKDDYVQPWYPSGAPDTDQHIPFAKTRLSKKNIESIRQLEVCKSRIEEESVRRSSTPRRSSLRGLSPSSQ, from the coding sequence ATGTCAATCTTCGGCGAGCCCCTGCCCTTCGAGGATGACACAGCGACCTCGCTGATCCGTCGCTCCGGCTTCCCGCCGGAAAAGGCGTATGCCCAGATGCCGGAGGTCTACCTCTGCCCGTGCTGCAGTGAGTTCAgcaagcagcaggagcacgAACGTCTTCTGCGCGAGGCCCGCGAGGTCAAGGAGGCTGAGTATCGTCGCCTCATGCAGCTTGACGTCTTCGAGGAGCGTGcgcggccgccgccctcAAGCGATATTCATCGCAAGGCCTACCGGCGTATCGTGGGGTACGTGGATCTGGATGAGGAGGGTCCGAacgtgccgccaccgccaactATCGATGAGTTGCGCCGCGCCAGGAATGAGCAGAGCGTGCCGAAGCTGGTCGTAACGGTTCACTTCGGCCGCAGCATCAGTGCCGAGCCCGAGGACAGGATTTCTGTCATTGTGCGCTGTGGTGCCTTCGAGGGTCAGACTGAAAAGGTGCTGCGCGGTaaggaggtggcgacgcCATGGGAAGAGCTCTTCGAATTTCCGTACATGAACTCCAATGAACCTCTGGAGGTGCTCGTCGTGAACGACGCGCTGCCTGGGTCGAACGACCAGCTCATAGGTGGCTTGATGATCCCAAGCAACATCCTGCACGACCGCAGCCATGGTGACCAGGAACCGCTCCCGGTGATGCCGGAGGACAGAATGCAGAACGGCTACGGCACCTGCCAAGATGGTCCTCTCGGCACCATTGTGGCTTCTTGGTACGTGCGCTACGGAGACGACAAGCTGGACGAGGGAGTGGAGCGTCAGAAGCTCAGCGTGCCTGTCACCTGCACCTTTGTGGTCCACCATGTATTCCAGTACACTGATCATGGCGCGGAGTCGTACCCCGGCGGTGTCTTGTGTGTACTGCGCGACACAGATGACAACTGCTCAGAGTCAGTTCTCTACACACCGGGGCCAAACCCGgagccgtcgctgtcgtcctACTACACGAAGGAGGGCTACCACTACTTCCCCCAGAATGCGTCGCAGCTTATGCAGCTAAACACCGAGAAAAAGCTGGGCCACAttcttgtgtgtgtacccagacaggaggagagcaccactgaggaggaggagttgcTCGTCATTggcgcggtgccgctggagtTCGAGCGTCTGTACAGCAAAGGAAGCGCGGTGCTCCTGATCGAGTCAAAGTCGAAGGATGATGTCCTCTGGGGTGAGATCTCAGTCGAGTGGGCTAACAAACCActggatgaggaggagccgCGCCCGCTTCCGCTAGAGGTGCAGAAGGAGTCCCTGTTCGTTACCATCGTCCGCGGCCTCAACCTTATGCGGCGCGACAGATCACCAGTGGAAATGGCATACGTGTCCGTTGCCACTGGTGAGCTGGAGGGGATAACTGTAGAAGCTCCGGCTGTCAAAGACGCTGACGGCAACTACACTACCAACTGGAACCAGGAGGTGCGCTTcgtcgaggtggaggcgacTCAGAAGGAGCTCGAGCTACAGGTGTACGAAAAGGGATGCCTCGTGTCTGTCGGCACATGCGAGTTAGAGGATATGGACGAAGGGGTGGTTGTCGTTCAGTTGTTCAATGCCGCGAACcccagcgacggcgctggtgaaATCGTGGTGAGCTACAAACGTCTGCACGTCCCGAAGTTGGTGGAAGAGGCCGTCCCCCAGGAGCGCCACCTGGTCGAGAGCGAagtcgacgaggaggacgaagaaATCGAAGAGCAGGATGCTCCATTCGCCGGCCATGCGGACGATTACGAGGaccaggaggaggaagaggaagacgaatATCAGGGAATGCATGCTGCCCCGATGAATGAATGCGCCATGAGCATCAATGAGGAGATTtcaggggaagaggaagctgACAACACTTCACCGGGGAGGGGATTTCAGTGGCAGAATGACAGACGGGGGTATCGGCAGCTCGCGGAtaacgaggacgaggagcagcaggggtACCTCGAAGGAGCGGAGCGGCAGGAGTGTCTCGAGGGTacggagcagcaggggtACCTCGAAGGAGCGGAGCGGCAGGAGTGTCTCGAGGATacggagcagcaggggtACCTCGAAGGAGCGGAGCGGCAGGAGTGTCTCGAGGGTacggagcagcaggggtACCTCGAAGGggcggagcggcaggagTGTCTCGAGGATacggagcagcaggggtACCTCGAAGGAGCGGAGCGGCAGGAGTGTCTCGAAGAtacggagcagcaggcgtaCCTCGAAGAAGCGGAGCGGCAGGCGTACCTCGAAGAtacggagcagcaggcgtacctcgaagaagcggagcggcaggaggCTGCCGAAGCCGGGCTTGAGGGGTACctcgaagaagaggagcccGCCGGCGAGTGTGCGGTGAAGGAGCCGGCACCCTACCCTGTTCGCGCTGCCAGGCGGCCGCGTCGCCGTACCTCGTGGGCGGCGCGGCCACCGAAGGATGACTACGTGCAGCCGTGGTACCCGTCCGGCGCCCCAGACACCGATCAGCACATCCCCTTCGCCAAGACGAGGCTGTCAAAGAAGAATATCGAGAGCATTCGGCAACTCGAGG